A window of Glycine soja cultivar W05 chromosome 2, ASM419377v2, whole genome shotgun sequence genomic DNA:
ATCTTGCAATGATGTCTTCAACAACAGTTAGTTATAAAACCGTCTTTAAAATcgatatagaaaaaaaatgatgtcatttttttaaattaagtaaaagttatttaagacgattttttaaaatcatcttTGAAACCAAGGTgttaatgacaattttttttaagtctttGATTTTATGTTAACAAAGACGATTTTTGAAAATCATCTTTAACTTCATAAATATAGTATGTTATGTAATTTCGACATTGTGTCTCTACCCACAAATCTCTTACTCTCGTGTTGTGGCCTCACTCTCATTCTGTAATTTCATCTCTTATCCACAAATCCCTCACTCTCGCACCTTGGCCTCATTCTCGTGTCCTTCACTCTACTTTGACCTGTAACTCTGCGTGAAATGTGCAATGTCACCTTGGGAACCATTGTGAAATGTGCTTGAGAACTAAATCTTTTTTCTAATAGTGAGAattggaagaaaatatttttttttaatttttattatatatgccATACTAATTATAGAGCATGTTACTAGCTAGCTAAGCATGTCACCTTGTTTGCAACTATCACTTTACAAAGACCAATATAAAGCAAGTCTATGTACTCAAACCACCACACTTTTGCTTTCCATATTCTATGGTGTCACACAATCTTGGAAGATCCGGCGGTACTTTTGAAGATTTATTAGTTAATCCTTaaaactagtattttttttctttctttcttatgaACTATATGTAAGATTCATATGCCACTAATTATGACCTAGAATAAGTAGAGTCGAGGTTAGAAATATTTACACGTGCTAATTCTTATTctattagttttataaaaacacctaatttttaaataatttatatatatatatatatatatatatatctaaaaaataaataatgctcTTTCaaccaaattaagaaaaaacaagTTATTTAGGTATTTTTGCATATGCCGTTTGCATAATATTCTCACCCTGTTCATGTCACCAAGCAATAGTAACCAATCAAATGCCGTACAGTTGTAGTCGATGAATGCTCAATTATGCTTCTATTGGAGCAGGTCActtttttagcttttaattaataacatggTTGAACAAGTACGAGCAGGTGAATGAATAGTGGATAGTTTTATTAATTCCACTGCACCTCAGCAAAATCATAAACTAACTTCAGTGGCATGCTTTTGACGACAAAAAAACAAAGCCACTTGGTGCTTGACAAACCTAATTCAAATTGGCCTATGGTCCGAAAACCCGAATTTGACGTGCTATTCCACAACTATATAAATGCATGTTTTAGATATACATGCATGTAGTTAAGAATATCCTAGAGCTTCTTAATTTTGAGCCAAGTGTGTTTTGTGAGAGAAAATTTTAAGTTGGAAGAGAATGAAGGGAGGTTCAATTGAAGTTGGAGAAGTATCCAAGGATGCATCCCCAAGAAAAGGGGTGGCAAGAGGGTTGTCTATAATGGACTTTATTTTGAGAATTATTGCCGCTGTTGCAACACTGGGTAGTGCATTGGCCATGGGCACAACCAATGAAACCCTTCCATTTGCCactcaatttataaaattcagGGCTGAATTTGATGACCTTCCCTCGCTTGTGTAAGTTTGTGTTATGTTTCAAGTTATTTTAAATCAAGTTGAAATCCACAAACAAATTTTTAGGTCAATATTACATGTTTATATCGTGTTTGATTTCACGTTTTAGATGTGATTATTCATGTTTCGAATGAGATTTTGTACGTGAAACTGATAATTATAGCTTTCGAGTCccaaacatgttttaatttctttatttttaacaaatttctaAACACATTATTAGTTTCCGGTTGAAAAATTGATTCTTCGGAAATAATTTTTGAGTTAAAGCTAAGAAACTTttatattagataaaaaaaactattttttattattgacttgTTCTTAAGATAAAAACACCTAAATAAAAATtgcttcaattaaaaaaattgcaaacgCTGACCTTGAAAAGTGATTATGGTGTATGTAATCGTGTGATTGGCTTGAGAGATTTTTAGCAAAAGTGTAGCTAATACATTGGATGTGTGTGAACATGCAAATCCAGGTTTTTTGTGATGGCCAACGCTGTTGTTTGTGGCTATCTTGTGCTTTCACTTATGATATCTGTCTTCCACATACTCAGAAGCACCGCAGTAAAAAGTAGAATTCTCCTTGTTGCTCTTGACACGGTAAATTAACATGCAGATTCTCCTTATCACCAAGGCAAATTTTTGGATGTGGCAGCAAGAGATAAGGCTTTTCATTAATATAGGATGTTTAGTTTGATTCCCCCTTTTCATTTTAAGTGAAATCTTTTcactataattataattataaaaatgccataattttttttatttcatttcctgttttaaaaaaaactgtaaaaacagataaaaacaacttaaaatattaataaaagaacTTAACTTAGATGTATCATCTGGACAAAGAATTGTTACAGAGCTATCTAATCACAAAATGAAATGTATGATGGGTTTACCAGTTATatctaacatatttttattgattgacaATATAAAATCCTTTGGGCAAAGAGTATATAACAATTAAACTCGATAAAAATATGACTTTATACCAACTAACTTCAAAATtcataattacaattttaaattgAGGTGATGCAGTCACAATATGCGGCATGAAGTTGTGATTGCAGACAACATTATCTGCAATTGGCCTGCAACACAAATACAACCGTAATTTCAACTAAAGtgacattattatatatatcacGAATActaatatatgttaaaaaaaagtcgTAATTTTAACTTTATAAGATTCCAATTTCTCTAAATGCAACAAGTAGAAATCCACCATTTTACCTACAAGAAGAACCTTTGCTTAATGTTTATGTCAACcccttatttttaatattgctAAAACTTGGTGATTAAATTTGAGTTAATATTGTTGTTAAGGTAATGCTGAGTCTGGTCACAGCTTCAGCCTCTGCAGCAACATCGATAGTGTACATAGCACACAATGGAAACACAGGTGCCAATTGGTTTGCAATCTGCCAACAATACAACAACTTCTGTGAACGTATTTCGGGTTCCCTCATTGGCTCTTACATTGCTGTTGCTCTCTTCATAATACTAATCATGCTATCATTAGTAGCAATCTCTCGAAACTGATGTGATATTTGTGTGCTCATCCAAGTGTTTTACTTATGCCCTTTAATTTCTTCTTCATAGTGTGCATGGAAATTTTCCTAGTGTGCATTTCTCATTTGGTGTCAAAGTGTGTACAAGTTTGGAATGTTAAATTTGTGGTTTCTGGGAATACATGTAATCATTGTGGTATAGCAGAGAATGAATCGAGATTGAAGCTTCCCATTTTAGAACCTTCTTTGTGTTCAATTTGAAGTTGCATACAAACATGTACATAATATATGCTTGAACTTCGTGCTATTAATACCTTCTATTTCAATTCggaattaaaaagaaagaaaaaaagaagtaataaGAGGCTTTATACCACACAAAAATGAACTGCAAAGACCGATATACCCTGCAGCTTCCTCCTTGTGCTATGCTAGTATGACCACAAGTTGACTTTAATGTTTTCTCGTAGTATAGGTACGATTCATACACCTTTGGCATCCGAATATGCCGATCAaactgaaggaaaaaaaatgtaaccaaAAAtcacttttgtaaaacaaataaTGCATTTAGCGAATAAAACAATTTAACAATATCACATAATTACATATCACTAAATATATAAGTTTCTTGATTTTTACAATTATTACTTAAAGATATATCAACATTGATTTCTGATTGGTTttcatagtaaaaaaattatattcaactttattatagtcattaaaattagaatttttttattttttatttttaacaaattacaGTAATACTCTTTACTCTCTAATCAAGTTAcacataattttatcattttttattttcttatacttATCCCTTGAAAACATTATATTAACACTCCCCAATTATTAGCTCAAGCATAGCTCAccatgttaggaattttataattcctaattaattaatatgagctatatattatattataacatttatattagttatttatatttaaatgggttcaatataaagtgatctatTTAAGTGAGTCCATTAGACTGCCAATAGataattgatatgggcttaatGAGCAGAAACCAGTTTGACCCATTGAGGGATAATGAGAaccctaataggtttaaaacataAGGCATGGTTATGGTCCTCAATATACCAAATCAACAAACAGTTTCTCttctccccatctgaagagaaaacgaaggtcctataaggaagaaggtgatttggttgaggaaggtcattaaaccaattgttcgtgaccACTGTCAGATTTCACTGCGTGTTAATCAAGCTATATGGATCCAAGTATTCCTTAAAACTTCTTGATAATCTGACgtaatgtgttttggtgctcatttggtattttataaggtttattgaaaattcccaacaagtggtatcaaagtCACCATTACTGTTAGACTATTGGGATTTAAAGTTCTATTTGATATGTATTATATCCGGATCATTTTAGTTAtatgaaccctaattttattttggggagaaactattttgatcgataaaattgtaaaaccccTAAATTCATGTGTTATGGCTATAAAGTTTTTCTCCTCTTTAGAATTAAGAAAATGCCTCTACATTTGATTTACGGGAttgtacaattttttgttttgtttgtgttgCATCTGCTGGCATATTATTCTATTTGGGATAAATGTTCTATGTATCTGATGTTGACATTTAGTATGTGAcacaatttcataaatatatatatatatatatacacacacacacacacacatatatatgggccaactatttttttttatgaaacggTGATAAGCTGataatttatgttattcatGTGATTGGTATAAATTTGTGATAGTATCGTGATATGTTTGTTTCGGGTGCGTAATTAGTTTATCATGATATAGTTTTTCAAACATTTACTGCTATCATAATTGGGTGCAAATTTGTGCAAATTTAACCATTACAGATATTTTCCATTTGATTGTGTGTccagtaattttaattaaattgattgaatcattatgttgtcaaagtaacctttattgtgtaaattgatttaattaaattgcatgGATGTTAGTATGAAATCATTTATGCAAATTGTGTTCGACCTAAAGGAAGACgcaatttggccaaataataacatatttgcgatgataaatatgtgacaattattaagttttttttttcatgagaataatagtcgatccaaagaaagactattatttgtcagaactaattgtcaatattatcattgcgttgagagtaccaattacaaattaatttctctgcCCAAAGACTAGAATTAATGTTGTGCTAGGTATCTTGTGATGAATCTGTCATGAGAAATATTTGcatgtcttgttatatatactttatatgacttgcttgattatttgtgaacatgttattattttgttttctctttagtTAATATTATCAGTGCTGCAAATGTTACTGCCCAAGTGAATTCTATCTCAATGTTGAATGGGACAAATTTTAAGGTCTGGAAGGAAGCCGTAGAAATTGTTCTTGGCTGTATGGATTTGGACTTGGCATTGAGGACGAAACAATCCATTTCCACTCCAAAAACCTCTAATGAGGTAAAAATTGAGAAGTGGGATCGGTCCAACCAAATCCCACCTTAACAGGTAAATTCTTCATCCTTCTTTGAGAAGGCATAAGGCACATTCGGTTGGACCGATCCCACTTCTCAGGTAAATTCTTAAGGTAGGTACATTTGGTTGGACCGATCCCACTTCTCAAAAAAAGATCTTAAGGTgggattgtaaaatttatagccTCGACAGTAACAGGTAAATTCTTCATCCTTCTTTGAGACGGGAAATACAAAATTTCTTGAAGAAGTTGAGTTTGGGAAGAAAGAGAACATAAAGAatgttgtctttgaggaagaacctGTTATTTACAGTGATCAAGTCCTCATACCTATTACTGTTCAAGACACAACTCCAGTAATAGAAGACAATGTTcaaactattgacattgttcCGGAACAAGATAACAATGAGGTTCCCCCTCAAATACCTTTAGAGCAACCTCAACAACctcaagaagtgtcattaaggagatccattagagagaggagaaatgcaatctcaaatgattatattatatttctccaagaacataaGGATGGTGTTGGTTTAACAGAGGATGATCCAATCAACTTCTGTCAAGCTATGCACAGTTCTAACTCTCAAAATTGGAttgatgccatgaaggatgagatgaagtcTATGAATGACAATGAATTTTGGAATCTAATCGAATTGCCTGAAGGTGTGAAAcctattggttgtaaatggatatttaaaatCAAGAAGGATTCAAAGGGTAATATCGAGAGATATAATGCTCGTCTAGTTGCTAAAGGCTTTTCTTAGAAGGAAGGGATTAactataaagaaactttttctCTAGTATCTTTAAAGGATTCTTTTGattaaattgtgtaattttaagaaaatttgtgtaattttaagacctcccatttattgtattaaattgtcttgtatttttggttaaattgattgaaacaacatgttGCCAAAGTAAACTTTGTTgcgtaaatttatttgattgaatttacatggATGTTGCATGAAATTATTCATGTGAATTGTGCTCagcccaaaggaagacacaatttgacagaataattacatgcttgcaatggtaaacatgtggtgattataaatagtgtgattttccatgtgaataatgaaatgttcaaagacaatcattatttgaccggaataatcatcatataagttttccATGTGAGCAATGGAGTGTCCAAAGACAACCTTTATTTGACAGGACTTAtcaccaatgtttgatcaatgcaTTGAGAGTACCGCTTGCACttagtctttttcaatccaaagattgaggattaatggtacactaggtatcttgtttgggtcttgaaatttaccataaagattatttATGCATTGCAtgtttgttgttttcttctttaattgttgttgttgttgttactactatggtttaaattactcatattatGTGAATTCCAAATCTGCATGTGTAAAATTTGgagtttgaaattattttgtgggaatcctaaggtgatatatgaataattttggCATGTAACACTAGAAGTAGTAAAGCGCATTATGCGttaattgaagagaacaagaaacTACCTGTTTTCATATCGAAAGTCTAGAAGTTTAGAGATCATTGAGTATTCTGACTTCGATTATTTCAGAATGTTTTAATAGCAATCACTTCACATAAGGATTCACATTTGACCATGttggtggagttaatattttgGTATGAGATATTatactagaatttatgattgctaAATTATTGTAACTGGCTTGCTTGTTGTCGCCAACATTAAGTAGCCATCAGGTGTTTATTGAAACAATATCTTAACAGTCTTATTAAGAATTCAACcaaataaaagtttgttgacataaggtatttggttgttaaataaagaatccagaaaatatagatttgtatagaacatataggaactcattccatgctagctgatccacttactaaaggtatgacactaaagtttttttttttcacgagCACACTGCTCATATGGGTATAATTCCTGAcagtaccttagtttagtgggagtcttaCTTATGCTCTATATCTTATGGTTTACAAACATATTTGTTATTTGGATTTTCTgcagaaataaagttgaagtttatcatttcattataagtttgtttgtgtgtaatatttgtattgtattttggattgatctctataaaaaataaagtttggactagttggaaatagacatgattaagatcacattgtatgtaattttcatgccgcttatccatatttgatctatgtcatCGAGTATGAGTAACAGTGGTGATCATTGTGGCTTAGTCAAGCTAAATTATGATGAAAAATATTGTGGTTTCCTGTTACTGTATGAGATGGACCATATTGTATAAAAGgagtctaaaagtaaataacgTATGGTTGCGCGCCTAAAgaattttgtgatataaatgtctaaggttaatatgaagcccaagtgggagattgttaggaattttataattcctaattaattaatatgggctacatattatattataacatttatattagttatttacatttaaatgagTTCAATATAAAATGATCTATTTAAGTGAGTTCATTAGACTGTCAACAGATAATTGATATGAGCTTAATGAGCGGAAACCAGTTTGGCCCATTAGAGTATAATTGGAaccctaataggtttaaaacataAGGCATGGTTATGGTTCCCAATATACCAAATCAACAAACAGTTTTTCttctccccatctgaagagaaaacgaaggtcCTATAAGAAAaaaggtgatttggttgaggaagatCATTAAACCAATTGTCGTGATCA
This region includes:
- the LOC114386727 gene encoding CASP-like protein 7, with translation MKGGSIEVGEVSKDASPRKGVARGLSIMDFILRIIAAVATLGSALAMGTTNETLPFATQFIKFRAEFDDLPSLVFFVMANAVVCGYLVLSLMISVFHILRSTAVKSRILLVALDTVMLSLVTASASAATSIVYIAHNGNTGANWFAICQQYNNFCERISGSLIGSYIAVALFIILIMLSLVAISRN